One genomic segment of Streptomyces niveus includes these proteins:
- a CDS encoding ArsR/SmtB family transcription factor, whose protein sequence is MSKQELVVLGQDADECCPALLTAPLDAGQADVLARVFKALGDPVRLRLLSMIASRAGGEICVCDLTPAFDLSQPTISHHLKLLKQAGLIDSERRGTWVYYRLLPEMTDRLAAILTRPGGQPPAGTAPAHAPVEAAS, encoded by the coding sequence ATGTCGAAACAAGAACTCGTCGTCCTCGGTCAGGACGCCGACGAATGCTGTCCCGCCCTGCTGACCGCGCCGCTGGACGCCGGTCAGGCCGATGTGCTGGCAAGGGTGTTCAAGGCCCTGGGCGACCCGGTCCGCCTGCGGCTGCTTTCGATGATCGCCTCGCGAGCGGGCGGTGAGATCTGCGTCTGTGACCTCACCCCGGCCTTCGACCTGTCGCAGCCGACGATCTCCCACCACCTCAAACTGCTGAAGCAGGCCGGGCTGATCGACTCCGAGCGGCGCGGGACCTGGGTGTACTACCGGCTGCTGCCAGAGATGACCGACCGGCTCGCCGCGATCCTGACCCGGCCGGGCGGGCAGCCCCCGGCCGGGACCGCGCCCGCGCACGCGCCCGTCGAAGCCGCCTCGTGA
- the arsB gene encoding ACR3 family arsenite efflux transporter, giving the protein MSAEAGAEAGAEAGASGPVVGRLSFLDRFLAVWILLAMAGGLGLGRLVPGLGDALAKVTVTGVSLPIALGLLVMMYPVLAKVRYDRLDTVTRDRRLLFLSLVLNWIVGPALMFALAWVFLPDLPEYRTGLIIVGLARCIAMVIIWNDLACGDRQAAAVLVALNSVFQVLAFAALGWFYLDVLPGWLGLEQTALDVSVWEIARSVLIFLGIPLLAGFLTRRIGEKARGRAWYEAELIPRIGPFALYGLLFTIVVLFALQGDAITSKPLDVARIALPLLVYFALMWAGSMAAGRAAGLGYPKTTTLAFTAAGNNFELAIAVAIATFGATSGQALAGVVGPLIEVPVLIGLVHVALAARRFFPRPAPTAEPAVSPEGPAHAV; this is encoded by the coding sequence GTGAGCGCGGAAGCGGGCGCGGAAGCAGGCGCGGAAGCAGGCGCGAGCGGGCCGGTGGTCGGGCGATTGTCGTTCCTGGACCGCTTCCTCGCCGTGTGGATCCTGCTCGCGATGGCCGGCGGCCTCGGCCTCGGCCGTCTCGTTCCCGGCCTGGGAGACGCGCTCGCGAAGGTCACCGTCACCGGCGTCTCGCTGCCGATCGCGCTCGGCCTGCTCGTGATGATGTACCCGGTCCTGGCCAAGGTCCGCTACGACCGCCTCGACACCGTCACCCGCGACCGCCGGCTGCTGTTCCTGTCCCTGGTCCTGAACTGGATCGTCGGCCCGGCCCTGATGTTCGCCCTCGCCTGGGTCTTCCTGCCGGACCTGCCCGAGTACCGCACCGGCCTGATCATCGTCGGCCTCGCCCGCTGCATCGCGATGGTGATCATCTGGAACGACCTCGCCTGCGGGGACCGCCAGGCCGCCGCCGTCCTCGTCGCCCTGAACTCGGTGTTCCAGGTGCTCGCGTTCGCCGCGCTGGGCTGGTTCTACCTCGACGTACTGCCGGGGTGGCTCGGTCTGGAGCAGACCGCGCTCGACGTCTCGGTGTGGGAGATCGCCCGCAGCGTGCTGATCTTCCTCGGCATCCCGCTCCTGGCCGGGTTCCTCACCCGTCGCATCGGCGAGAAGGCGAGGGGCCGCGCCTGGTACGAGGCCGAACTGATCCCGCGCATCGGCCCGTTCGCCCTGTACGGGCTGCTGTTCACCATCGTCGTTCTTTTCGCCCTCCAGGGCGACGCCATCACCTCCAAGCCGCTGGACGTGGCCCGGATCGCGCTGCCGCTGCTCGTGTACTTCGCCCTCATGTGGGCCGGGTCCATGGCCGCCGGCCGAGCGGCCGGGCTCGGTTACCCGAAGACGACCACGCTGGCGTTCACCGCCGCGGGCAACAACTTCGAACTCGCCATCGCGGTCGCCATCGCCACCTTCGGGGCCACCTCCGGCCAGGCCCTCGCGGGTGTCGTCGGCCCGCTCATCGAGGTCCCCGTCCTCATCGGCCTAGTCCACGTCGCCCTCGCCGCCCGCCGCTTCTTCCCCCGACCCGCACCGACGGCCGAACCGGCCGTCTCCCCGGAAGGTCCCGCCCATGCCGTCTGA
- a CDS encoding arsenate reductase ArsC, translating into MPSESVPIEPDPSESRRSEASPSESGPSESKPSVLFVCVHNAGRSQMAAAFLTHLAGDRIEVRSAGSAPADTVNPAAVQAMAEAGIDLSAETPKVLTVEAVRASDVVITMGCGDTCPVFPGKTYLDWRLDDPAGQGVDAVRPIRDEIERRVRDLLAELLPR; encoded by the coding sequence ATGCCGTCTGAGTCCGTGCCGATCGAGCCCGACCCGTCCGAGTCCAGACGGTCCGAGGCCAGTCCGTCCGAGTCCGGACCGTCCGAGTCCAAGCCGTCCGTGCTGTTCGTCTGCGTCCACAACGCGGGCCGCTCGCAGATGGCCGCCGCCTTCCTCACCCATCTCGCGGGCGACCGGATCGAGGTCCGCTCCGCGGGATCCGCGCCCGCCGACACCGTCAACCCGGCCGCCGTACAGGCCATGGCGGAAGCCGGCATCGACCTCTCCGCCGAGACACCCAAGGTGCTGACCGTCGAAGCCGTGCGGGCGTCCGACGTAGTGATCACCATGGGCTGCGGCGACACCTGCCCCGTCTTCCCCGGCAAGACCTATCTCGACTGGCGGCTGGACGACCCGGCGGGCCAGGGCGTCGACGCCGTACGGCCGATCCGGGACGAGATCGAGCGCCGCGTACGCGATCTCCTCGCCGAACTGCTGCCGCGCTGA
- a CDS encoding class I SAM-dependent DNA methyltransferase: MDDEDGYFGERVAATYDNPSAREFQPETLAPMADLLAGLADGGRALELGIGTGRVALPLAERGVPVHGIDLSRAMVARMRDKPGGDAIDVTIGDFATTRVDGTFSVAYLVFNTIMNLTTQAAQVACFRNVADHLAPGGCFVIETMLPELRKLPAGQDVVPFHVSPTRWSFDIYDVATQEMSSNYVEVVDGRGDYWSVPFRYVWPAELDLMAQLAGMRLRDRWEGWKGEPFTSESERHVSVWEKPAL; the protein is encoded by the coding sequence ATGGACGATGAGGACGGTTACTTCGGCGAGCGCGTCGCGGCCACGTACGACAACCCGTCGGCACGGGAGTTCCAGCCGGAGACCCTCGCTCCGATGGCCGATCTGCTGGCGGGACTCGCCGACGGGGGCCGGGCGCTCGAACTCGGCATCGGTACGGGCCGGGTGGCGCTCCCTCTGGCCGAGCGCGGTGTCCCGGTCCACGGCATCGATCTGTCACGGGCGATGGTCGCGCGGATGCGGGACAAGCCGGGTGGCGACGCGATCGACGTGACGATCGGGGACTTCGCGACGACGCGGGTGGACGGTACGTTCTCCGTCGCGTACCTGGTCTTCAACACGATCATGAATCTCACGACACAGGCGGCCCAAGTGGCCTGCTTCCGCAATGTCGCCGACCATCTCGCGCCCGGCGGCTGCTTCGTCATCGAGACCATGCTGCCCGAGTTGCGCAAGCTCCCGGCCGGCCAGGACGTGGTGCCGTTCCATGTGAGCCCGACGCGCTGGTCGTTCGACATCTACGACGTCGCGACGCAGGAGATGAGCTCCAACTACGTCGAGGTGGTCGACGGTCGCGGCGACTACTGGTCGGTGCCGTTCCGGTACGTCTGGCCGGCTGAACTCGACCTGATGGCCCAGCTCGCGGGGATGCGGCTGCGCGACCGGTGGGAGGGCTGGAAGGGCGAGCCGTTCACGAGCGAGAGCGAGCGGCACGTCTCGGTGTGGGAGAAGCCCGCACTCTGA
- a CDS encoding DUF1266 domain-containing protein, translating into MQTAAEDEVHDEFFPFVTAPQDGSRWQAPTDLEQHLHKLARTGNMYAYLRAVAIEGVYYPVRLDEALAADEGTYPMLTNEIPDGRTVAQVYTAGLLPRPHPYLVYEYATLGALSQILPAGVDILAVNVATPCEQYFPTDDEERDVWLDLHHELFFSDELTDRVVTRRTGAPPAGPLLHGLACGAHLCFANGDAWNTTHWHGMGHRGERERVADSWGVHDRADWLAIEERLLGREVSPWYWDFVLGARTALIAAQGLRVDAEQWRDCVEATLRDQAARTGTSTDDAEFDDFVAHLRALVGKLLRYESRFRADGLLPPDAVVRSVAAWDIGRGSKMARWGRGARYASEAEMHAALERASEAARAAYGSWEEFSAGYVLGRCLHFDEETFGPWYTTVLDAHLALANTPDSPWRTVPFDAG; encoded by the coding sequence ATGCAGACGGCGGCCGAGGACGAGGTCCACGACGAGTTCTTTCCCTTCGTCACCGCTCCGCAGGACGGCAGCCGCTGGCAGGCACCCACCGATCTGGAGCAGCATCTCCACAAGTTGGCCAGGACCGGAAACATGTACGCGTATCTGCGTGCCGTCGCCATCGAGGGCGTGTACTACCCGGTCAGGCTGGACGAGGCACTGGCGGCCGACGAGGGCACGTACCCGATGCTGACCAACGAGATCCCCGACGGCCGCACCGTGGCACAGGTCTACACGGCGGGCCTGCTGCCCAGGCCGCACCCGTATCTCGTCTACGAGTACGCGACCCTGGGCGCCCTCTCGCAGATACTCCCCGCCGGTGTGGACATCCTCGCGGTCAACGTGGCCACGCCCTGCGAGCAGTACTTCCCCACCGACGACGAGGAGCGGGACGTCTGGCTCGACCTGCACCACGAGCTGTTCTTCTCCGACGAGTTGACGGACCGGGTGGTGACCCGGCGCACCGGCGCTCCGCCAGCGGGACCGCTGCTGCACGGCCTCGCCTGCGGCGCGCACCTGTGCTTCGCGAACGGCGACGCGTGGAACACGACGCACTGGCACGGCATGGGCCACCGGGGTGAGCGGGAGCGCGTCGCGGACTCGTGGGGCGTCCACGACCGCGCGGACTGGCTCGCGATCGAGGAGCGGCTGCTCGGACGCGAAGTCAGCCCGTGGTACTGGGACTTCGTCCTCGGCGCGCGTACGGCGCTGATCGCCGCGCAGGGTCTCCGTGTCGACGCCGAACAGTGGCGCGACTGCGTGGAGGCCACACTGCGCGACCAGGCCGCCCGGACCGGAACGTCCACCGACGACGCCGAGTTCGACGACTTCGTGGCCCATCTGCGCGCCCTGGTCGGCAAGTTGCTCCGCTACGAGTCCCGCTTCCGCGCCGACGGTCTCCTGCCGCCCGACGCCGTCGTCCGGTCGGTCGCCGCCTGGGACATCGGGCGCGGCTCCAAGATGGCCCGCTGGGGCCGGGGCGCCCGGTACGCCTCCGAGGCCGAGATGCACGCGGCGCTCGAACGCGCGTCGGAGGCCGCGCGGGCGGCGTACGGCTCGTGGGAGGAGTTCTCCGCCGGGTATGTGCTGGGACGGTGTCTCCACTTCGACGAGGAGACGTTCGGCCCCTGGTACACGACCGTGCTCGACGCCCACCTCGCGCTGGCGAACACACCGGACAGTCCGTGGCGGACGGTTCCGTTCGACGCGGGGTGA
- a CDS encoding helix-turn-helix domain-containing protein — translation MSPSSPVRSALAANLRRERSRRGLSLSELSRLSKIGKATLSQLESATGNPTIETVFSLSRALEVPISDLLDTGHAETMTVVRAAEVDVLSGEGVDLRPLRRIEAGGVIVEVYDQQVRADAQQPSLGHAGTEHTVVQSGTLRVEVDGHEVELGPGDYVSFDASLPHRYAAHDGPVRSVLLLHYRSGSGTRHEAPEAPH, via the coding sequence ATGTCCCCCAGCAGCCCGGTCCGAAGCGCGCTGGCCGCCAATCTCCGCCGGGAGAGGAGCCGGCGCGGCCTCTCGCTCTCCGAGCTGTCCCGGCTCTCCAAGATCGGCAAGGCGACCCTGTCGCAGTTGGAGTCGGCCACCGGCAACCCGACCATCGAGACGGTCTTCAGCCTCTCCCGGGCCCTGGAGGTGCCCATCTCCGACCTGCTGGACACCGGCCACGCGGAGACGATGACCGTGGTGCGGGCGGCCGAGGTCGACGTACTGAGCGGTGAGGGCGTCGACCTGCGCCCGCTCCGGCGGATCGAGGCGGGCGGGGTCATCGTGGAGGTGTACGACCAGCAGGTACGCGCCGACGCGCAGCAGCCCTCGCTCGGGCACGCCGGGACCGAGCACACCGTCGTGCAGAGCGGGACGCTCCGCGTCGAGGTGGACGGGCACGAGGTGGAGCTGGGGCCCGGCGACTACGTCTCGTTCGACGCCTCGCTGCCGCACCGCTACGCGGCGCACGACGGGCCGGTGCGATCGGTACTGCTGCTCCACTACCGGTCGGGGAGCGGCACCCGGCACGAGGCGCCGGAAGCGCCTCACTAG
- a CDS encoding NAD(P)/FAD-dependent oxidoreductase: MGAGIIGAACARELAVAGFDVLVLDRAGAAAATTSHGEGNVLVSDKGPGPELELAQLSRRLWPEVLAALAERTPSPDEPDGVDGPDAVEWDPKGGIVVATTAEGAEALLPFAAAQRAAGVRAETMDDDALTAAEPFLTERRTAAVYYPDDAQVQPAAAATALLTDALRAGARLRTGCEVLGAVTRGGRLTAVRTADGPVEADVFVNAAGPWSGEVARRLGVPLDVRPRRGEVLVTTPLPPTVFHKVYDADYVGAVGSGAGDLQTSAVVESTRAGSILLGSSRRRVGFDDRLRPEVLSAVAAKALRLFPALAGVHVMRAYGGFRPYVPDHLPVIGADPRLPGLWHATGHEGAGIGLSVGTALLLRELLTGSATAIDASPFRVDRPAVLGDALDASATTEEGS, encoded by the coding sequence GTGGGCGCCGGGATCATCGGCGCCGCCTGCGCCCGCGAACTCGCCGTCGCCGGTTTCGACGTACTCGTTCTGGACCGCGCCGGGGCCGCCGCCGCGACCACCTCGCACGGCGAGGGGAACGTCCTGGTCTCCGACAAGGGCCCCGGTCCGGAGCTGGAACTCGCCCAGTTGTCCCGGCGGTTGTGGCCCGAGGTGCTGGCCGCCCTCGCCGAACGGACCCCGTCGCCGGACGAGCCGGACGGCGTGGACGGCCCGGACGCGGTCGAGTGGGACCCCAAGGGCGGCATCGTCGTGGCCACCACCGCCGAGGGCGCCGAGGCACTGCTCCCCTTCGCGGCGGCCCAGCGCGCCGCCGGGGTACGGGCGGAGACCATGGACGACGACGCCCTGACCGCCGCCGAACCCTTCCTCACCGAGCGGCGCACCGCCGCCGTGTACTACCCCGACGACGCCCAGGTGCAGCCGGCCGCCGCGGCCACGGCCCTGCTCACCGACGCCCTGCGGGCCGGGGCACGGCTGCGTACCGGCTGCGAGGTGCTCGGCGCGGTCACACGCGGCGGCCGGCTGACGGCCGTGCGCACGGCGGACGGGCCGGTGGAGGCCGACGTGTTCGTCAACGCGGCCGGGCCGTGGTCGGGCGAGGTCGCCCGGCGGCTCGGCGTTCCGCTGGACGTCCGCCCGCGACGGGGCGAGGTGCTGGTCACCACTCCCCTGCCGCCGACGGTCTTCCACAAGGTGTACGACGCCGACTACGTGGGCGCGGTCGGCAGCGGCGCGGGGGATCTCCAGACCTCGGCCGTGGTCGAGTCCACCCGCGCGGGGAGCATCCTGCTCGGGTCGTCCCGGCGGCGCGTCGGCTTCGACGACCGACTGCGCCCCGAGGTGCTGTCCGCCGTCGCGGCCAAGGCGCTGAGACTCTTCCCCGCCCTGGCCGGCGTTCATGTCATGCGTGCGTACGGGGGCTTCCGCCCGTACGTCCCCGACCATCTGCCCGTCATCGGCGCCGATCCGCGACTGCCCGGACTCTGGCACGCGACGGGGCATGAAGGCGCGGGGATCGGGCTGTCCGTCGGCACCGCGCTGCTGCTGCGTGAGCTGCTGACGGGCAGTGCGACGGCGATCGACGCGAGTCCGTTCCGGGTGGACCGGCCGGCGGTGCTCGGCGACGCACTCGACGCTTCGGCTACCACCGAGGAGGGATCATGA